Part of the Gallalistipes aquisgranensis genome, TATGAGTTTGCTTTCGGCCGGTATGTACGTGGCGATGGTGACCACGGTGGCCGGTCTGGTGGTGGGTATTCCCGCCTATTTCGGCTACAACTATCTGGTGGCCCGCATCGAGAAGCTGGTGTTTCAGATGGAGGCCAATTCGATCGCCTTCATGGATATTCTCAACCAACCCGTAGACCGGTAGCGCCATGGCAATCAAACGAGGATCGAAAGTCGATAAATCGTTCAGCGCGGCTTCGATGACCGACCTGATGTTCCTGCTGCTGATGTTCATGCTCATCGCCACCACGCTCATCAATCCCAATGCGCTGAAGCTGTTGCTCCCCAAGAGTTCCAACCAGCTCAAGGAGAAGCCCTATACCACCGTCTCGATCACCGCCGACCTGCACTACTACGTGGAGACGGAGCCTGTGTCGTACGACAATCTGGAGAGTGCCCTGCGGAGTAAGATGGCGGGTGCGGAAGACCCTACGGTGTCGCTCCACTGCGACAAGAGCGTGCCGGTGGACGAGGTGGTGAAGGTGATGAACATCGCCAAGGACAACGGATACAAACTGATTCTGGCCACGAGCCCCAAATAGGAATCCCATGTACTATTACAGCACGGACGACCGCAAACGCAAATGGATCGGCGCTGCCGCGACGGCCGCCTACCTTGTCTTGTGGGTGGTGCTGATGGTGTGCGTCAAATTCAGTTTCGAGCCGCCCGAAACCGAGGGGGAGGGTATTCTGATCAATTTCGGAACGACCGAAGAGGCCGCCGGAGAGCAGGACCCCGCCCTGCAGGAGCAGATCGCGCAGGTTCCCGAGTCTCCGCAGAGCCCGGCTTCGCAGGAGGAAGTGACCACGCAGGAACACGAGGAGGCTCCCGCGGTCGAGACCCGGAAGCCGAAACCGACGGAGAAACCGGCCGAAAAACCGGTGGAGAAACCCCGCGAGGTCAACAAGAGGGCTCTGTTTCCCGGGAAGACGGCGGGAAGCACCTCTTCTTCCGAAGGAGAGAGCCGGGGAAAAGGCAATCAGGGCAATCCGGCAGGAGAACCTTTGGGCAGCCATGCGGGTACCGGAATGGGCGATTCGGGTGTGTCGTTCGACCTGCGGGGCCGGAATCCGGTAGGGGAGGTGAGGCCCAATTACAACGGCAACGACCGGGGCCGTCATGTGGTGAAGGTGCGTATCACGGTCAACCCTTCGGGCAGTGTGGTGAGTGCCGTGCACCAGGCCCAGGGATCGACCACCAACAGCAGGGCTTTCGTGGACGAGGCCCTGCGTGCGGCACGCAAGCAGCGTTTCACCCCTTCGGAGGGCGACAATCTCCAGACGGGGGTTATCACCTATGTTTTCAATGTGATGTGATTTCCGGAGCCGGATGCGCCGGCTTCGGCACGATAATTTCTGGATGAAAGGGATGAGAAGAGTCGTTTTGTTGCTGGCCCTCTCGCTGGCGGCGGTTGCGCTCCGGGCCCAGGAGGCTCCGGCCGAAGGACCCAGGCTCGTGTTCGACCGGGAAACGCACGATTTCGGCCGCATACCGGGCAGAGGCGGAAAAGTGTCCTGCGAGTTTCCGTTCACCAACCGGGGGACGGCTCCGCTGGTGATTACCCGTATCGTGACCTCCTGCACCTGCACCAAGGGGAGTTTCCCGAAGAGGCCGGTGGCCCCGGGAGGGACCGGGACGGTGACGATCACTTATGACCCAGCCCAACAGCAGGGGGTCTTTTTCAAGGCGATCCAGGTGTACAGCAACGACGGACGGAAACGCGTGATCGTGACGGTCAAGGGAGAAGTGTACTGACACGTGCCGGTTCCGGAACGATGGCTTTTCCGGGATTTTGATTATCTTGTCCTCCGAAAAAAACAGAAGTTATGAATATTCTGATTAACGATACGCTGGTGCTTCCGATGACCGCTTCCGGCGGCGAGGCACCTGTTTTCCGCGGCCATGTCGGTATTTCGGGCGACCGGATCGTGATGGTCGGCCGTGACGGTGAGGATGCGGAGCGTTTCCGCCGGGAACATGCCGGGGCGCTGCGCGAGATCGACGGCAGGGGAAAGCTGGTTATGCCGGGTTTCGTCAATACCCATAACCATGTCGCGATGACGCTCATGCGCGGCTATGCGGACGATATGCCGCTGATGCCGTGGCTCACCGAAAAGATATGGCCTTTCGAGGAGAAGGAACGGCCCGACGACGTCCGGTTGGGCGCCGAGGTGGGAATCGCCGAAATGCTGCTCGGAGGAACCACGACCTTCGTGGACATGTACTGGATGCAGGCTTCCGTGGCCGAGGCGGTCTGCCATTCGGGTATCCGGGCCGTGTTGTCACCCTGTTTCGTGGATGCCCGGTTCGGGGAGTTCGAACGCGATCTGGAGACCGTCATGGAGCGTTATGCCGGGGCCTGCGAAGGACGTATCGGCGTTATGATCGCTCCGCACGCTCCCTATACCTGTTCGCCGGAGCATCTGCGCCGGGCACTCGAACTGAGCCGGCATTACGGTATAGGGATCAATATTCATGTGGCGGAAACGGCGGCCGAGATCGAAACGATTGCCGGGAAATACGGGAAGAGCCCTGTGGCCTACCTGCGCGACCTGGGCGTCTTCGAGCGTCCCACCCTTGCGGTCCATGCCGTGCACCTGACCGACGGGGATATCGCCGTGCTGAAGGAATACGGCGTGTCGGTGGCCCATAATCCGCAGAGCAATATGAAGATTTCCAGTGGAATATCTCCCGTGGCGCGCCTGTTGAGCGAAGGCATCAACGTGGGGATCGGCACCGACGGTCCCTCCTCGAACAACGACCTGGACATGTGGGAGGAGATGCGCAGCGCATCGTTCCTGCAGAAAGTGGCGACGGGCGACCCGTGCGTGTTGCCGGCTTACGAAGTGCTGAAAATGGCCACGGTGAACGGAGCCCGGGCGATCGGCATGGAGGGAAAGGTGGGGCAGATCGCCGAGGGGCTGCTGGCCGACGTGGTCCTGATCGACATCTGCAAACCCCACCTCTGTCCGCAGCATGACGTGGTGGCCAATCTGGTCTATTGCGGCAAGAGTTCGGACGTGGATACGGTAATCGTGAACGGGAAGGTGGTGGTGGAGGGAGGCCGTCTGCTCACGCTCGACGCAGGGGCTTTGTGCGGCGAAGTGCAGGAACGGGCGGAGGAGATGCTCCGCCGCAGCTGACCTTTCGGAAAGAGAGACTCACTTTTAATCCGATAAGACGATGAAAAAAACGGTTCGGTTTTTGGCCGTAGCGGCTATCGCCGCAGCGGTGGCGGCGTGTTTCGGGGAGGCGCAGACTCCGGCTCCTTTTGTGGAGGGGGTGGTGCTGGATGCTTCGATGAACGGGGTGACGATCGTGACAGGTACGGGCGATACACTCGACCTGAGTACGATGGGCGTGAGCCGGGAGAGGTATCCCGGCGTGCTGATCGGCGATTCGGTGAAAGTGAAATACAGCGATGCCGATCGGGACGGAGCACGTGTTGCTACGGTCGATTCGCTGGTGGTCACCGTCCATTCCCCCTATTATTACATTCAGGGGGCCTGGGTGATGCCCGATCCCGTAAAACGGGGAGCCGAACAGGGATTCCGTCTCGAACCCGGCGGAGCGGAGTCGATCGGCATGGCTACGCTGCTGGTGGAGGACTGGGAGCTTCTCGTGTCCCGCAACGAACTGGTGCTCCGTGTGAAGAGTGTCGGAAACGGGAATGTGTCGGTGGGATACGATACGCTCCGGGTCGAAAAACTGAATGCCGATTCGCTGGTGCTTTCGAAGGACGGAACCGTGCTTTGGAGGCTGTCCCGCCGGAAATAGGGGCGGCTGGGACGGACGCCCCGTTTGAGGCGCTCGGTGCGGAGATCGGTTTGTCCGGCTATCGTTTGCCGAGGGTGTATTCGTCCAGCAACCGGATTCCTTTTTGGGTCGAAATACCCCGGAAAAAATAGGTCACAATGTATTTGAAGGCTTCGGACGGGGTGATATTGCTCTGCGAGTAACGCTCCGGCCGGGTAATCAG contains:
- a CDS encoding TonB family protein, with product MYYYSTDDRKRKWIGAAATAAYLVLWVVLMVCVKFSFEPPETEGEGILINFGTTEEAAGEQDPALQEQIAQVPESPQSPASQEEVTTQEHEEAPAVETRKPKPTEKPAEKPVEKPREVNKRALFPGKTAGSTSSSEGESRGKGNQGNPAGEPLGSHAGTGMGDSGVSFDLRGRNPVGEVRPNYNGNDRGRHVVKVRITVNPSGSVVSAVHQAQGSTTNSRAFVDEALRAARKQRFTPSEGDNLQTGVITYVFNVM
- a CDS encoding amidohydrolase; the protein is MNILINDTLVLPMTASGGEAPVFRGHVGISGDRIVMVGRDGEDAERFRREHAGALREIDGRGKLVMPGFVNTHNHVAMTLMRGYADDMPLMPWLTEKIWPFEEKERPDDVRLGAEVGIAEMLLGGTTTFVDMYWMQASVAEAVCHSGIRAVLSPCFVDARFGEFERDLETVMERYAGACEGRIGVMIAPHAPYTCSPEHLRRALELSRHYGIGINIHVAETAAEIETIAGKYGKSPVAYLRDLGVFERPTLAVHAVHLTDGDIAVLKEYGVSVAHNPQSNMKISSGISPVARLLSEGINVGIGTDGPSSNNDLDMWEEMRSASFLQKVATGDPCVLPAYEVLKMATVNGARAIGMEGKVGQIAEGLLADVVLIDICKPHLCPQHDVVANLVYCGKSSDVDTVIVNGKVVVEGGRLLTLDAGALCGEVQERAEEMLRRS
- a CDS encoding lipocalin-like domain-containing protein, which codes for MKKTVRFLAVAAIAAAVAACFGEAQTPAPFVEGVVLDASMNGVTIVTGTGDTLDLSTMGVSRERYPGVLIGDSVKVKYSDADRDGARVATVDSLVVTVHSPYYYIQGAWVMPDPVKRGAEQGFRLEPGGAESIGMATLLVEDWELLVSRNELVLRVKSVGNGNVSVGYDTLRVEKLNADSLVLSKDGTVLWRLSRRK
- a CDS encoding ExbD/TolR family protein, which codes for MAIKRGSKVDKSFSAASMTDLMFLLLMFMLIATTLINPNALKLLLPKSSNQLKEKPYTTVSITADLHYYVETEPVSYDNLESALRSKMAGAEDPTVSLHCDKSVPVDEVVKVMNIAKDNGYKLILATSPK
- a CDS encoding DUF1573 domain-containing protein, translated to MRRVVLLLALSLAAVALRAQEAPAEGPRLVFDRETHDFGRIPGRGGKVSCEFPFTNRGTAPLVITRIVTSCTCTKGSFPKRPVAPGGTGTVTITYDPAQQQGVFFKAIQVYSNDGRKRVIVTVKGEVY